The following coding sequences lie in one Enterococcus sp. 9E7_DIV0242 genomic window:
- a CDS encoding complex I 24 kDa subunit family protein has translation MSVSVKEVFEFIETESQYQEFETSLSFIIGQEGAQMPALQEAQRIYGYLPIEVLERISERLDIPLEQLYSTATFYSQFTFVPKGEYTISICLGTACYVKGAGNILDSYETELKIKAGETTPDRKFTLESCRCIGACGLAPVLTVNEEVYGRLTQKKGDKVLVSYLKKA, from the coding sequence GTGAGTGTAAGTGTAAAAGAAGTTTTTGAATTTATTGAAACAGAAAGTCAGTATCAGGAATTTGAAACCAGTCTGAGTTTTATCATCGGTCAGGAAGGGGCGCAAATGCCGGCGTTACAGGAAGCTCAAAGGATTTATGGCTATTTACCGATTGAGGTATTGGAACGTATTTCAGAGCGACTGGATATTCCCTTGGAACAGCTGTACAGCACAGCGACATTTTATTCCCAATTTACCTTCGTACCTAAGGGGGAATATACAATCAGCATCTGCTTAGGCACAGCCTGTTATGTAAAAGGTGCAGGCAATATTTTAGATTCATATGAGACTGAATTAAAAATCAAGGCTGGGGAAACTACCCCTGACCGAAAATTTACATTGGAATCCTGTCGTTGTATTGGTGCTTGTGGGCTTGCACCTGTTTTGACTGTTAATGAAGAAGTTTATGGCCGTCTCACTCAGAAAAAAGGGGATAAGGTTCTCGTCTCCTACTTGAAGAAAGCTTAG
- a CDS encoding CPBP family intramembrane glutamic endopeptidase has translation MEVFPIDRLDRLDKKVVKQFTGLTFLIAYGIAGALIVLGHYGYSVSNWIQTVQEFLMNVPFSMYILSPAIACYIVLKKNNKISGLWEWVKTVFYFRNNGLPYLYGIFVLAIYFGIHLFVNGNPKTILPLYYFLFYLPGALFIGGLEEAGWMYILQPFLYEKYGFIRSSIFSGFIWTFWHIPLFFIAGTNHGDGKINFIMFVIQLFSFRFIHGAFYAISGKSVVFMSVLFHTLFNALSPVFTNITMTWIGTLVANSVLIVIAIATVALHKKKSE, from the coding sequence GTGGAGGTGTTTCCTATAGATCGTTTAGACCGACTAGATAAAAAAGTTGTTAAGCAGTTCACTGGGCTAACTTTTTTAATCGCTTATGGTATAGCGGGCGCTTTAATCGTGCTTGGACATTACGGTTATTCAGTCAGTAACTGGATTCAGACTGTCCAGGAATTCTTGATGAATGTTCCCTTTTCCATGTATATTCTATCTCCCGCGATTGCTTGCTACATCGTTTTGAAGAAGAACAATAAGATTAGTGGCTTGTGGGAGTGGGTTAAAACAGTATTTTATTTTAGAAACAATGGCCTTCCCTATCTGTATGGTATCTTCGTTTTGGCCATCTATTTTGGCATCCATCTGTTTGTCAATGGCAATCCTAAAACGATCCTTCCGTTGTACTATTTCTTATTCTATCTTCCAGGAGCTTTATTTATTGGTGGATTGGAGGAAGCAGGGTGGATGTATATTCTTCAACCGTTTTTATATGAAAAATATGGATTTATTCGCTCTTCCATTTTTTCAGGTTTTATTTGGACGTTTTGGCACATTCCCCTATTTTTTATTGCTGGCACAAACCATGGGGATGGAAAAATTAATTTTATTATGTTTGTCATTCAACTATTTTCTTTCCGTTTTATACATGGTGCATTTTATGCAATTTCTGGAAAAAGTGTGGTATTTATGAGTGTGTTATTTCATACCTTGTTCAATGCCCTATCTCCAGTTTTTACTAATATCACAATGACCTGGATTGGGACGTTGGTTGCAAATAGCGTGCTAATTGTCATTGCAATTGCGACAGTAGCTCTTCATAAAAAGAAGAGCGAGTAA
- a CDS encoding DUF3592 domain-containing protein — protein sequence MERKKQLLLVIIILGILSFFLVVVVHLDEPSITIDELRQIAGFTNSDVTAEYENQESIKQALSASKDDIHIEYLELDNHKEASALVEMTIIELRQEYGEERSFVQRIGRGQKYEFLSDSECVIIAYRNQFLWYGVATAKNKDELKQLMNELIPVKGAVILFLMAMGTGFSGLSAGFLIHSKRKRERCNSLAIATVVGNKKRLTINDSKNRNKKHFGASKAYSFSPVFSYKVNRQKIETTYSNGLPKPMALGEKIDILYNDKNPKEFCFANRKHERPFMIVAYVFLIVGVGFFLGAIFFT from the coding sequence ATGGAAAGAAAAAAGCAGCTATTATTAGTTATAATTATTTTAGGGATACTATCTTTTTTTCTGGTAGTGGTCGTCCATTTAGATGAGCCTTCTATCACAATTGATGAATTGCGACAGATAGCTGGTTTTACTAATAGTGATGTGACTGCCGAATATGAAAATCAAGAATCAATAAAGCAAGCTCTATCAGCAAGTAAAGATGATATCCACATAGAATATCTTGAGCTGGACAATCATAAAGAAGCTTCTGCTCTAGTTGAAATGACTATTATTGAATTGAGACAAGAATATGGTGAAGAACGCTCTTTTGTCCAAAGGATAGGGCGGGGTCAAAAATATGAATTTTTGTCAGATAGTGAGTGTGTCATCATAGCTTATCGCAATCAATTTTTGTGGTACGGCGTCGCAACCGCCAAGAACAAGGATGAACTGAAGCAACTTATGAATGAGTTGATACCTGTAAAGGGTGCAGTCATATTATTCTTAATGGCGATGGGCACTGGATTTTCAGGATTGTCTGCAGGGTTTTTAATTCATAGCAAAAGGAAGCGTGAACGCTGTAACTCCTTGGCAATTGCAACTGTAGTAGGGAATAAAAAAAGATTGACAATTAATGATAGTAAAAACAGAAATAAAAAACATTTTGGTGCTTCAAAAGCATATTCTTTTTCTCCTGTCTTTTCATATAAAGTAAATAGGCAAAAAATTGAAACGACTTATAGTAATGGCTTGCCAAAGCCAATGGCTTTAGGAGAAAAAATTGATATTTTGTACAATGATAAAAATCCAAAGGAATTTTGTTTTGCGAATAGAAAGCATGAACGACCATTTATGATTGTTGCTTATGTTTTCTTGATAGTAGGAGTTGGTTTCTTTTTAGGAGCTATATTCTTTACATGA